The Gadus macrocephalus chromosome 13, ASM3116895v1 genome includes a window with the following:
- the LOC132470515 gene encoding 5-aminolevulinate synthase, non-specific, mitochondrial-like: protein MDVVVRRCPFLSRVPQAFFQQARKSLVVYAQKCPVMMDMASKPLAPSVVRSMCSSTSHLTTESVVAASEGSKPDKSSFPAGHPMPPPGQAVGTKCPFLAAEMGQKNSSVVREVSMELQEDVEEVRTLQKDVSRGQLQQQSLTGPSKSDGGSYGSLMATLMKQRPKGVSHLLQDNLPSFSSFKYDEFFEKKIEEKKNDHTYRVFKTVNRLAQSFPMANDYTASLEDKRDVSVWCSNDYLGMSRHPHVTKSILETLHKHGSGAGGTRNISGTSKFHVELEQELADLHQKDAALLFTSCFVANDSTLFTLAKMLPGCEIYSDAGNHASMIMGIRNSGAKKFIFRHNDVEHLRELLRKGDPNKPKIVAFETVHSMDGAVCPLEEMCDVAHEFGALNFVDEVHAVGLYGARGGGIGDRDGVMHKMDIISGTLGKAFGCVGGYIASTEALVDAVRSFAAGFIFTTSLPPMLLAGARQSIQTLKGAEGVVLRRKHQRNVKLLRQMLMDSGLPVVHCPSHIIPVRVADAEKNTAMCDIMMSRYNIYVQAINYPTVARGEELLRIAPTPHHTPQMMNYFVEKLVQTWKEAGLELKPHSTAECNFCQQPLHFEVMSEREKSYFSGLSHPISACA, encoded by the exons ATGGATGTGGTAGTGCGCCGTTGTCCGTTCCTCTCCCGCGTTCCCCAGGCCTTCTTCCAGCAGGCCAGGAAATCTCTGGTTGTGTATGCCCAGAAATGCCCAGTCATGATGGATATGGCCTCCAAGCCACTAGCCCCATCGGTGGTCCGATCCATGTGTTCATCCACTTCACACCTTACCACCGAGTCTGTCGTGGCTGCAAGTGAAG GCTCCAAGCCGGACAAGAGTTCCTTTCCTGCCGGCCACCCCATGCCACCCCCTGGCCAGGCTGTAGGCACCAAATGCCCCTTCCTTGCTGCTGAGATGGGACAAAAGAACAGCAGTGTGGTCCGTGAAGTCAGCATGGAGCTTCAGGAAGATGTGGAGGAAGTCCGCACTTTGCAAAAGG ATGTTTCCCGCGGCCAATTGCAGCAGCAGTCTCTGACCGGCCCTTCCAAGTCGGACGGTGGCAGCTATGGCTCTCTGATGGCCACACTCATGAAACAACGGCCCAAAGGGGTCTCGCATCTGCTGCAGGATAACCTCCCAAGCT TCTCCAGCTTCAAGTACGATGAGTTCTTTGAGAAGAAGATTGAGGAGAAGAAGAATGACCACACCTACCGCGTGTTCAAGACGGTCAACCGGCTGGCCCAGTCGTTCCCCATGGCCAACGACTACACCGCTTCCCTAGAGGACAAGCGGGACGTGTCCGTGTGGTGCAGCAACGACTACCTGGGCATGAGTCGACACCCACACGTGACCAAGTCCATATT GGAGACGCTGCACAAGCACGGCTCCGGGGCCGGGGGCACTCGGAACATCTCTGGGACCAGCAAGTTCCATGTGGAGCTGGAACAGGAGCTGGCCGACCTCCACCAGAAAGACGCCGCGCTGCTCTTCACCTCCTGCTTCGTGGCCAATGATTCAACGCTCTTCACCCTGGCCAAGATGCTACCTG GTTGTGAGATCTACTCGGACGCAGGGAACCACGCCTCGATGATCATGGGCATCCGGAACAGCGGGGCGAAGAAGTTCATCTTCCGCCACAATGACGTGGAGCACCTGAGGGAGCTGCTGCGGAAGGGAGACCCCAACAAGCCCAAGATCGTGGCCTTTGAGACCGTGCACTCCATGGACG GTGCCGTGTGTCCGCTGGAGGAGATGTGCGACGTTGCGCACGAGTTCGGCGCCCTGAACTTCGTGGACGAGGTCCACGCCGTGGGGCTCTACGGCGCACGTGGAGGCGGCATTGGCGACCGCGACGGTGTCATGCACAAGATGGACATCATCTCCGGCACTCTGG gcaAAGCGTTCGGCTGTGTCGGCGGCTACATCGCCAGCACCGAGGCCCTGGTGGACGCCGTGCGCTCCTTCGCCGCCGGCTTCATCTTCACCACCTCCCTGCCCCCCATGCTGCTGGCCGGCGCCCGCCAGTCCATCCAGACGCTGAAGGGAGCGGAGGGCGTGGTGCTGCGGCGCAAGCACCAGCGCAACGTCAAGCTGCTGAGGCAGATGTTGATGGACTCGGGTCTGCCCGTGGTGCACTGCCCCAGCCACATCATCCCCGTGCGG GTGGCTGACGCGGAGAAGAACACGGCGATGTGTGACATCATGATGAGTCGCTACAACATCTACGTGCAGGCCATCAACTACCCCACGGTTGCCCGCGGCGAAGAGCTCCTGCGCATCGCCCCCACCCCGCACCACACCCCCCAGATGATGAACTACTTTGTCG AGAAGCTGGTGCAGACCTGGAAGGAGGCGGGCCTCGAGCTGAAGCCCCACTCCACAGCGGAGTGCAACTTCTGCCAGCAGCCCCTGCACTTTGAGGTgatgagtgagagggagaagtCGTACTTCAGCGGGCTCAGCCACCCCATCTCCGCCTGCGCCTGA
- the tcta gene encoding T-cell leukemia translocation-altered gene protein homolog, producing MEESWDFEFLSRMADSCVSFLSEFIEDWLANDMRVSIFKILLGWLILSLIAIHFAWKIYGNTVNDMYYRQGTGQNGGSPDAAPHLSGWQSAKDDVKTHRE from the exons ATGGAGGAGTCTTGGGATTTTGAGTTCTTGTCCCGTATGGCAGATAGTTGTGTTTCGTTTCTGTCGGAGTTTATTGAAGACTGGCTTGCCAATGACATGAGAGTGTCCATATTTAAAATCTTACTTGGCTGGTTAATTTTGAGCCTAATAGCTATCCACTTCGCATGGAAAATCTACGGCAATACAGTGAATGATATGTATTACAGACAAG GTACTGGACAGAACGGAGGCTCACCTGATGCTGCACCTCATCTAAGCGGATG GCAAAGTGCAAAAGATGATGTCAAGACTCATCGGGAGTAA